One genomic region from Lepidochelys kempii isolate rLepKem1 chromosome 19, rLepKem1.hap2, whole genome shotgun sequence encodes:
- the DNAJC8 gene encoding dnaJ homolog subfamily C member 8 isoform X1, with the protein MAAPGERGAGGAAEEAFLTFYSEVKQIEKRDSVLTPKNQIERLTRPGSSYFNLNPFEVLQMDPDVTDEEIKKRFRQLSILVHPDKNQDDAERAQKAFEAVDKAYKLLLDQEQKKRALDVIQAGKEYVEHTVKEKKKSLKKEGKPTNVEEDDPELFKQAVYKQTMKLFAELEIKRKEREAKEMHERKRQREEEIEAQEKAKREREWQKNFEESRDGRVDSWRNFQANTKGKKEKKNRTFLRPPKVKMEQRE; encoded by the exons ATGGCGGCTCCCGGGgagcgcggggcggggggcgccgcCGAGGAGGCGTTTCTCACCTTCTACAGCGAG GTGAAGCAGATCGAAAAGCGTGACTCTGTTTTAACGCCAAAAAACCAGATTGAGAGACTGACTCGACCTGGATCTTCCTATTTCAACCTGAATCCGTTTGAA GTACTACAGATGGATCCTGATGTCACAGATGAAGAAATAAAGAAGAGGTTCCGGCAG TTATCCATATTGGTGCATCCTGACAAAAATCAAGATGATGCTGAAAGAGCCCAGAAGGCCTTTGAAG CTGTGGACAAAGCATACAAGTTGCTGCTGGACCAGGAGCAAAAGAAGAGGGCCTTGGATGTGATACAGGCAGGGAAAGAATATGTGGAACATACT gtgaaagagaaaaagaagtcGTTAAAGAAGGAAGGAAAGCCAACCAACGTAGAGGAGGATGATCCAGAATTA TTCAAACAGGCTGTGTACAAACAGACAATGAAGCTCTTTGCTGaactggaaattaaaaggaaagagagagaagctaAAGAGATGCATGAAAG GAAGCgacagagagaggaggaaattGAGGCTCAAGAGAAAGCCAAGCGAGAGCGAGAATGGCAGAAGAACTTTGAG GAGAGTCGGGATGGCCGTGTGGACAGCTGGAGAAACTTCCAGGCAAAtacaaaagggaagaaagaaaagaaaaacaggaccTTCCTGAGACCCCCCAAAGTAAAAATGGAGCAGCGCGAATGA
- the DNAJC8 gene encoding dnaJ homolog subfamily C member 8 isoform X2, translating to MAAPGERGAGGAAEEAFLTFYSEVKQIEKRDSVLTPKNQIERLTRPGSSYFNLNPFELSILVHPDKNQDDAERAQKAFEAVDKAYKLLLDQEQKKRALDVIQAGKEYVEHTVKEKKKSLKKEGKPTNVEEDDPELFKQAVYKQTMKLFAELEIKRKEREAKEMHERKRQREEEIEAQEKAKREREWQKNFEESRDGRVDSWRNFQANTKGKKEKKNRTFLRPPKVKMEQRE from the exons ATGGCGGCTCCCGGGgagcgcggggcggggggcgccgcCGAGGAGGCGTTTCTCACCTTCTACAGCGAG GTGAAGCAGATCGAAAAGCGTGACTCTGTTTTAACGCCAAAAAACCAGATTGAGAGACTGACTCGACCTGGATCTTCCTATTTCAACCTGAATCCGTTTGAA TTATCCATATTGGTGCATCCTGACAAAAATCAAGATGATGCTGAAAGAGCCCAGAAGGCCTTTGAAG CTGTGGACAAAGCATACAAGTTGCTGCTGGACCAGGAGCAAAAGAAGAGGGCCTTGGATGTGATACAGGCAGGGAAAGAATATGTGGAACATACT gtgaaagagaaaaagaagtcGTTAAAGAAGGAAGGAAAGCCAACCAACGTAGAGGAGGATGATCCAGAATTA TTCAAACAGGCTGTGTACAAACAGACAATGAAGCTCTTTGCTGaactggaaattaaaaggaaagagagagaagctaAAGAGATGCATGAAAG GAAGCgacagagagaggaggaaattGAGGCTCAAGAGAAAGCCAAGCGAGAGCGAGAATGGCAGAAGAACTTTGAG GAGAGTCGGGATGGCCGTGTGGACAGCTGGAGAAACTTCCAGGCAAAtacaaaagggaagaaagaaaagaaaaacaggaccTTCCTGAGACCCCCCAAAGTAAAAATGGAGCAGCGCGAATGA